The following nucleotide sequence is from Mycobacterium sp. Z3061.
CGGGTCGCGTTGCCCACTTACGGTTTCGTGCGGCGCCGCTTCTGGCTGACCGAGTCGGGCGATCACGATGTGCGCCGCGCCGGGCTGGTGGGCGCCGCGCACGACCTGCTGGGTGCTGTCGTCGAACGGCCCGACTCGGGCGGGCTGGTGTTGACGGGGCAGTTGTCCGTGTCGGCCCAGCCGTGGTTGGCCGATCACGCGGTGACCGGCACCGTGCTGTTCCCCGGCGCTGGCCTGGTGGAGCTGGCCCTGCGCGCCGGTGAGGAGGCCGGCTGCCCGCTGCTGGAGGAGTTGACATTGTCGACACCGTTGACGCTGCCCGCCCAGGGTGCGGTGCGCGTGCAAGTGGTGGTGGGGGCCGCCGACGATGCGGGCAACCGGGAGATCTCGGTGTACTCCCTCGGATCCGGTTCAAAGTGGACGGAGCACGCCACCGGCACTCTGGGGACGAATCCGCCCGCCCCGCAGGCGGATCTGTCCGAGTGGCCGCCCGCCGGCGCGGTGGCCGTCGATCTTGCGGATGCCTACCCACGATTGGCCCGCCGCGGCTACCAGTACGGCCCGGCTTTCCATGGCCTGCAGGCGATGTGGCAGTCGCCCGACCACATCTTCGCCGAAATCACGCTGCCCGGCGGACTCACCACCACCGGGTTCGGCATCCATCCGGCGTTGCTGGACGCCGCACTCCATGCGCTGGGGGTGGCCGGCGAGCACGGTGCGACGGTGCTGCCGTTCTCCTGGCAGGGGGTGTCTTTGCACGCCTCCGGTGCCGCTCGGCTGCGTGTCCGCATCACCCGCGCCGGCACCGACTCCGTGGCCCTGGACCTGGCCGATCCGTGGGGCCTACCGGTGCTGACGGTGCGCGAACTGGCCTTCCGCCCGCTGGTCGCCGGGTCGCTTGCGGCAGCTGGAGGCGGCGATGCCGGTTTGTTCCAGATCCAGTGGACGCCCGTCGCCCCCGCGGCCTCGGATGGGGCGCCGATGACGGTGTGGCAGCCGCTGTCCGAGGGAGGCCCACCCGAGTCGGTGTATCCGGCCACCCACGCGGCGCTGAGCCGGCTGCAGTCCTGGCTGGCCGGTGACGACCGTGGCGTCCTGGTTGTGCAAACCCACGGCGCCGTCGGGTTGGCCGGGGAAGACGTTTCGGACCTGGCGGGTGCGGCGGTGTGGGGTCTGGTGCGTTCGGCTCAGGCAGAGCACCCCGGGCGGGTGATCCTGCTCGACTCCGACGGCTCGCTGGACGCAGGCGAACTGATCGGTTGGGATGAGCCGCAACTGGTGGTGCGTCAGGGGGTCGCGTACCAGGCACGCCTGAAGCCGGCCGAATCATCGGCGCTGGAACTACCCGCACCGCAGCAGCAGTGGCGACTGGTCACCGGCGGCGGCGGCACGCTGGACGACGTCCGGGTGGACCCGCTCGACACGGCGGAGTTGGCCCCCGGGCAGCTGCGGGTCGCGGTGGCCGCGGTGGGGGTGAACTTCCGGGATGTGCTGGTGGCGTTGGGCATGTATCCCGGCGGCGGCGAGTTGGGGGTCGAAGGCGCCGGCGTGGTCACCGAGGTCGGGCCCGGTGTGCGGGATATCGCAGTCGGTGACGCGGTGCTCGGTTTACTGGGTGTGGTGGGGCCGGAAGCGGTGGTAGATCGGCGATTGGTGGCGGCGGTACCGGCGGGCTGGTCAATGCCGCAGGCCGCCGGAGTGCCGGTGGTGTTCCTGACCGCGTGGTACGGATTGTCGGTGCTGGGGGCGGCCAAGGCCGGTGAGCGGGTGCTGGTGCACGCGGGCACCGGCGGGGTGGGGATGGCCGCGGTGCAACTCGCCCGGTACTGGGGTCTGGAGGTCTTCGCCACCGCCAGCCGCGGTAAGTGGGACACGTTGCGCGCCATGGGTTTCGACGATGACCACATTGGTGATTCGCGGACGCTGGACTTCGAGGATAAGTTCCGGGTGGCCACCGGTGGTGCCGGTGTCGACCTGGTGCTCAACTCGCTCGCCGGGGAGTTCGTCGACGCCTCGCTTCGGCTGCTGGCGCCGGGCGGACGTTTCATCGAGATGGGGAAGACCGACCTTCGTGACCCCCAGGATATCGCGCAACGCGGAATCGCTTATCGCGCATTCGATCTGATCGAGGCGGGGCCAGACCTCACCGCTGAGATGCTGGCCGGGGTGATGGCACTGTTCGACGCCGGGCTGTTGAACACACTGCCGTTCAAGACCTTTGACGTCCAGCGGGTTCGTCAGGCGTATCGGTACGTCAGTCAGGCCCGGCACACCGGCAAGGTGGTGCTGACCCTCGACCCGCTCGCCACCGGCACCGCGCTGATCACCGGTGGCACCGGAATGGCGGGCGCGGCCCTGGCCCGCCACCTTGTTTCCCGTCACCGGGTACCCAGCATTGTGCTGGTGAGCCGCTCCGGTGCGCGGGCTCCGGACACCTCGGACTTGGTGGCGGAGTTGCGCGCGGCCGGCGCGCAGGTGTCGGTGGCGTCCGCCGATGTGGCCGACCGGGACGCCGTCGCCGAATTGCTGTCGCAGATACCGCAGCGGTTCCCGCTGCGGGCGGTGATCCACGCCGCCGGAGTTCTCGATGACGGGTTGATCGCGACGCTGACTCCCGAGCGGCTGGATGCGGTATTGCGGGCCAAGGTCGACGGAGCTTGGCATCTGCACGAACTCACCCGTGACCTGGATCTGTCTGCGTTCGTGATGTTCTCGTCGATGGCCGGCATCCTGGGTACCGCCGGCCAGGGAAACTATGCGGCGGCCAACAGCTTCCTCGACGCGCTGGCCGAGCACCGTCGGGGACTGGGATTGCCCGCCACATCCGTGGCGTGGGGGTTGTGGGAACAGGCCAGCGCGATGACACGACACCTGGGGGACCGTGACAAGGCCCGGATGAGCCGGCTCGGCCTGGCGACGCTCTCCACGGGTCAGGCGCTGAATTTGTTCGACGCAGCCCTGCTCGCCGAGCCCGCCGTCGTCGTCGCCACCCGGGTGGACACCGCCGCACTCAGTGACCACGCGCCCACTCTGCTCGGTGATCTGGTCCGCCGCCCCGTCCGGAGGACGTTTGCGGCAGCGGAGGTTTCGACGATTGGCCTGGCCGCGCGGCTTTCCGGGCTCACCTCCGAACAGCGTCACCGCGAACTCATCGACGTGGTGTGCAGCAATGCGGCAA
It contains:
- a CDS encoding SDR family NAD(P)-dependent oxidoreductase codes for the protein MSTQDELIAALRRSLKENERLKRENRDYLTRATEPIALVGMACRYPGGVDTPEALWEMVAAGRDVVTEFPGDRGWDLAGLFDPDPDAVGKSYTRSGGFLTDVAGFDAQFFGIAPSEVLAMDPQQRLLLEVSWEALERSGIDPLTLRGSSTGVFAGIFHGSYGGQGRVPGELERYGLRGSTLSVASGRVAYVLGLEGPAVSVDTACSSSLVALHLAVQSLRSGECDLALVGGVTVMATPAMFIEFSRQRALSADGRCKAYAGAADGTAFAEGAGALVVERLADARRLGHPVLAVVRGSAVNQDGASNGLATPNGPSQQRVIRAALAGARLSTADVDVVEGHGTGTTLGDPIEAQAILATYGQDRDEPLWLGSIKSNMGHTSAAAGVAGVMKMTLAMQHAVLPQTLHVDVPTPHVDWSAGAVSLLTEQRPWPERGRPRRAAVSSFGISGTNAHVILEQPVVIDIPGDTPGDTPEPTSRVVPWVLSARSPEALANQARRLSAHVTTSGVRPVDVGWSLISTRSLFDHRAVVLGTDPAEFIDGLTGLAAGDAGPNVTVGRARPVGKTVFVFPGQGSQWAGMGLELLDSSPVFADQLQRCEKALREHVDWSLIDVIRSAPGAPALDRVDVVQPALWALMVSLAELWRSLGVTPDVVVGHSQGEIAAAYVAGALSLEDAATVVALRSRLLRQLSGAGGMASLALGLDDVEQLLVPWTDRLSIAAVNGVSSIVVSGDVNAVAELVSRCDMQGIRARRIDVDYASHSFHVDAIRDDLAAALKDIAPRSSPVAFYSTVTGALLDTAALDADYWYQSLRQTVQFEPAVRAAAAAGCKVFIESSPHPVLIAGIEETLGPEQSVIVPSLGRNDGALQRFWLSAAQAQVAGVAVDWTPVFEGARRVALPTYGFVRRRFWLTESGDHDVRRAGLVGAAHDLLGAVVERPDSGGLVLTGQLSVSAQPWLADHAVTGTVLFPGAGLVELALRAGEEAGCPLLEELTLSTPLTLPAQGAVRVQVVVGAADDAGNREISVYSLGSGSKWTEHATGTLGTNPPAPQADLSEWPPAGAVAVDLADAYPRLARRGYQYGPAFHGLQAMWQSPDHIFAEITLPGGLTTTGFGIHPALLDAALHALGVAGEHGATVLPFSWQGVSLHASGAARLRVRITRAGTDSVALDLADPWGLPVLTVRELAFRPLVAGSLAAAGGGDAGLFQIQWTPVAPAASDGAPMTVWQPLSEGGPPESVYPATHAALSRLQSWLAGDDRGVLVVQTHGAVGLAGEDVSDLAGAAVWGLVRSAQAEHPGRVILLDSDGSLDAGELIGWDEPQLVVRQGVAYQARLKPAESSALELPAPQQQWRLVTGGGGTLDDVRVDPLDTAELAPGQLRVAVAAVGVNFRDVLVALGMYPGGGELGVEGAGVVTEVGPGVRDIAVGDAVLGLLGVVGPEAVVDRRLVAAVPAGWSMPQAAGVPVVFLTAWYGLSVLGAAKAGERVLVHAGTGGVGMAAVQLARYWGLEVFATASRGKWDTLRAMGFDDDHIGDSRTLDFEDKFRVATGGAGVDLVLNSLAGEFVDASLRLLAPGGRFIEMGKTDLRDPQDIAQRGIAYRAFDLIEAGPDLTAEMLAGVMALFDAGLLNTLPFKTFDVQRVRQAYRYVSQARHTGKVVLTLDPLATGTALITGGTGMAGAALARHLVSRHRVPSIVLVSRSGARAPDTSDLVAELRAAGAQVSVASADVADRDAVAELLSQIPQRFPLRAVIHAAGVLDDGLIATLTPERLDAVLRAKVDGAWHLHELTRDLDLSAFVMFSSMAGILGTAGQGNYAAANSFLDALAEHRRGLGLPATSVAWGLWEQASAMTRHLGDRDKARMSRLGLATLSTGQALNLFDAALLAEPAVVVATRVDTAALSDHAPTLLGDLVRRPVRRTFAAAEVSTIGLAARLSGLTSEQRHRELIDVVCSNAATVLGRSGTADIGAQRAFQEMGFDSLTAVELRNRLKTATGLTLSPTLIFDYPSPSALAAHLDDRLSGPTGDADPSARFEDLARELDTLVRQTDWSTEERAKLAHRLHDVLADLALDDDLAAASESELFAILDEELES